From Nymphaea colorata isolate Beijing-Zhang1983 chromosome 6, ASM883128v2, whole genome shotgun sequence, a single genomic window includes:
- the LOC116255960 gene encoding probable LRR receptor-like serine/threonine-protein kinase At4g29180 — translation MAIKEYYQLKKYWVADPCLPQNSPWDGLTCDNSSTPDLSNSRLDGIISGHISKLTALTTLNLSRNNLNGQVPAFLQDLPSLIKIDLSNNNLSGPLPASLKEKMKDGQLMFSIENNPRICQEGQCSQDGKTTHKSRRTVIVISLVISTLLTVLIVVAVIVTIKRRKQDNHQQYQTTMEYKKSGIFTYSEVVAMTNDFDKVIGKGGSGTVYYGHLKDGREVAVKKVAGLVEEGTKEFQVEVHLLMQVHHKHLAPFIGYCDDGKQMVLIYEYMANGNLRQRLSDERADALNWQQRLRIAFGAATGLEYLHSGCTPAIIHRDVKSSNILLNANFEAKIADFGLSKSVISSSVTHITTAVAGTAGYLDPEYWCTGKVTEKSDVYGFGVVLLWRRKCPNS, via the exons ATGGCCATCAAAGAGTACTATCAACTGAAGAAATATTGGGTTGCTGATCCTTGCCTTCCTCAAAATTCTCCTTGGGATGGTTTGACATGTGATAATTCATCAACTCC GGATCTTTCTAATAGCAGGCTAGATGGCATAATTTCTGGTCATATTTCAAAGCTAACAGCGCTGACAACATT GAACTTGTCAAGAAACAACCTGAATGGACAAGTGCCAGCATTTTTACAAGACTTGCCAAGTTTGATCAAAAT AGATCTGTCAAACAACAACCTATCTGGGCCACTACCTGCCAGcttaaaggaaaaaatgaaagatggTCAACTCATGTTTAG CATTGAAAACAATCCCCGAATTTGCCAAGAAGGTCAATGCAGCCAAGATGGAAAGACTACTCACAAGAGCAGGAGAACTGTAATCGTCATATCTTTGGTGATATCTACACTTCTGACAGTTCTCATAGTTGTGGCCGTCATAGTCAcaataaagagaagaaaacaag ACAATCATCAACAGTATCAGACAACCATGGAGTATAAGAAAAGTGGCATTTTCACATACTCTGAGGTGGTGGCAATGACTAATGATTTTGACAAAGTAATTGGTAAAGGAGGATCAGGCACAGTGTACTATGGTCATCTAAAAGATGGACGTGAAGTTGCAGTTAAGAAAGTAGCTGGACTTGTAGAAGAAGGAACCAAGGAATTTCAAGTAGAG GTTCACCTACTGATGCAAGTCCATCATAAACATTTGGCACCTTTCATTGGGTACTGTGATGATGGCAAACAAATGGTCCTCATCTATGAGTATATGGCTAATGGCAATCTTCGACAGCGATTGTCAG ATGAAAGAGCTGACGCATTGAACTGGCAACAACGACTGCGCATTGCTTTTGGTGCAGCAACGG GACTTGAGTATTTGCACTCAGGATGCACCCCAGCAATCATTCATAGGGATGTGAAATCAAGCAACATTCTTCTGAATGCGAATTTTGAGGCAAAGATTGCTGACTTTGGGTTATCAAAGAGTGTTATCTCTAGCAGTGTTACACATATTACAACTGCAGTTGCTGGCACAGCTGGTTACTTGGACCCTGA gtATTGGTGCACCGGCAAGGTTACTGAGAAAAGTGATGTCTACGGCTTTGGGGTAGTCCTGTTATGGAGGAGAAAATGTCCCAATAGTTAA